In the genome of Rhodothermales bacterium, the window GAACGGAGGTCTTTTCCATAGGGAGCCGGAGTGGGCCGGCGGGCTGGTTGGCCAGGCGACATTACGACACAGCGCACTTCCCTACAAGATCCGCCTATTCGTTCGACGTGCCCCGGGTTACGGCGCCTCCATGGTTCGGATGTTTACCGCGTAGGCCCTCTGAGGATTTTGCATGAGAAGGAGGTCAATCTCCTCCTGACTGAATCCATGATCCGTCAAGGCCGGCACCAGGTAGTCGAAAATATCTATATATCCACGGTAGTCGCCCCCATTCTCCTGCCCTACGTGATACCACCCCGCATCATGCGAGATCAGTACTTTGTGAAGCAGACGCTCATCTTTCATCTTCTTCAGGACAGGCACCAACCAATCGATTCCGCCGGGCTTGTCCGCATTAGCATGATTCACGTTATCCAGTGAAATCCATGCCCCCTGTCTGGCGGCGTTAATGTACCCTTCCACCGTACCTCCCTGCGCATGCGTCCAGACAAACGCGTCGGCAGATACGCCCTCTTCTTTCAGGATCTGCAGTTGAGCCCGCGCAGGACCATCCGCACCCGTATGGGAAACAATGGTCAACCCCGTTTCTTTGTGCGTGATCGCCGCCGCCCTTACGAGGTTTACATGCATGGACGACAAGGTATCTCCCCCATCCACCGCCATTTTGATAAAGCCCGGGAAAATGCCTGTCCCTTCAATTCCGTTCTTAAATTCATTAATCCATACCTTAGCCATCTCATCCGGGCCGGCCTCTAGAGCCGACGAGGGAATAAACCGATTATTCCCCGCCCCATAATACCCTGTGTTTGTAACGATGTTGAGGCCGCTTTTTTCAGAAAGCTCCCGCAGCAACAGAGGATCTCGTCCGACATACGCAGGGGTGCATTCAAACAAGGTTTTTACTCCTCGCTCTTTGGCCTCCAGCAAAAAAGGCAGGGCACGCGCTACTACTTCGGACCGATCCCAGCGATGATACCCCGTGCTGTCCGCTCCGATGAAATCCACCAGGACATGCTCATGAATTAACGTGATCCCCATTTCCCGTACGGGTAGTTCACCGTTCACGGTAATGATGTACTCCTGACTCGGAATCGGCGCACAGCTCGAAACCATCACACATAGAAATAGAAGTATGCTTCGATTCTCCATCCTTATTTCTAACGTTGGGCAGGTGCCATGATGTTGTCTTGCTGCATGTACTGAGCGAAGCCGAAGTGAGCCTCGCGAAACAGCTGTCTGAAACGCGATTCCGAGCGAAAACGGCATCATTTGCGTCTTATTCACTCATGTTACGCAAGGCATCGTGTCCATCTGTGGATGCAAGATGAAGGATGCAGGATTTCGTCCGAAAAGCCTGTTGCCCGGTACAAAATCCTGCATCTTGCATCCTGCATCAGACTACCAGGCACACGGCTGCGTAAGATCAGTTATTCAGTTCCTTCACTGCATTGCTAATGACAACGTATGTAGCGACGCAACCCTTTGATCAGCGATACGCCATAAATACGATCGGTCGTGGGGTTTGTCGCCGAGTGGTGTCAGACTCAAAACCGCCCTGTCATCGCGACCGTACGCAGTGGCGATAGCCGATGCGGAAGCGGAGCGACCTCCCAAAGCCGGCTTTGAGCCATTCATATGGAGGTGCACCCGCCTTCGCGGGGGCAGGCTCTCCGCTGCAGTGCCGCCTTGCGCCGGCACTTCCGGCCAGGATGACAGGGCTCTTTATATAAATACCTCTCGGCGCCGTCCTTCAGACCCACCCGTCCCTGAGTTTTCGCTGACTCTATGCCAGGGCCATGTCATGCCCGAATAAAAAGCCCTGCGCAGCTGGGCTCCGCGTCTCAGGAGGACAAATTAACTCGTGTTACGCAAGGCATCGTGTCCATCTGTGGATGCAAGATGAAGGATGCAGGATTTCGTCCGAAAAGCCTGTTGCCCGGTACAAAATCCTGCATCAGATTACCAGGCACACGGCTGCGGAAGATCAGATATTAAAGCAAAGTGTGTATCGTCAGGTCGTAAAACGGCTTATCCTGGATTCCTTTTCTCCAACTCAGCGATTCGCTGTCGCAAGCGGGCGTTTTCCCGTTCGAGATCTGGCAGGGTTGGTGTACTCAAATTCCCTGGCTGGACGATTCGATCCTCCGTAAGGTAGACGCCGGAGAACATCGACGTCTTGACCGTCGCCTCGTGCAGGCTGCCCGTTCGATCCCGATAGCGGATCTCATAGATACGATCGCTTTTTTCGCCGAACCAGCCCCGTCCGAACGGACTCCACTTCGACTCAAGCAGTTCGCCGCCCTGGCTACCGATATACTCCTTCACCCGATTGCCCTCCAGGCTGCCGGCGATCAGCCGGTAGACGAGCAACACCACCAGAAGAACAGCGATTATCGTATAAGTATCCATGAGCTATGCGAATCAAGCGTTGAAACGTTCAAAAAAGCGGCGTCATCTCGACCAGAGGCCCGATCCATCGGGCCGCAGCGGAGACACGAGCGAAGCGACTGATGAGCGCCGCGAATCAACCCTCCGTAGGCCGAGCCATTCGCCAGTCATAGGAGGTCGCTCAGCTTCCGCATCGGCTGGCGCCGCTGCGTCCGTTCGCGATGACAGGGCTGGTTTTAGAAACACCACTCGAAGCCTGAGCAATGCTTCTACTCGTACCGCTACGCATGCGATCCGTGTTGATAAGCCCACGGGGGACTGGGGTTTTACCTGGTTTCGTTCTTCGGCCCTGTCGTCGTTCCGGGTTCTTTCCGGGCCGGCGTGTGTGCGAGCGCATCGTTCAGCGCGAGCCTGTTCATGGCGCACACTCGAAAAATCGCCGAGCAAGCCCTCCAATGTCACGCCGGCTCGGAGATGAAGCACCAGTGTATCTAACGGAACGCGGGTCGCTGTGAACACCGAGGTGCCAGTATTGGTTTTCCACGCGGTTCATGGCCGTGCTGGATGGATGGTGAAAGGTGCAATGTCGTTGGTGAGAAGAACGAGATCTTCCCGCGTGCCGCTTTGGCCGTAGTGCAAGGCCTCCCCTCGGTGACTTCGTAAACACTCCACGCCGGATCGCCGTAATCGATCAGGACCAGGTCGCGCTCGCGCTTCTTCTCGTGGTCGAAGAATTTGCCCCGGTTGCGCAGGACCTCGACGATTTCCCGGTTGCCGTAGCTGTCGGTATATAGATGGCAGAATGCCCGATCAACACAACCTAAGACTCGGCGTAGCGCGGGTTGTACGCGCACAGCTTGGCGTCAAGTCGGTCGTTGAAAAACAGCGAGCGGTTTCTAGCGCTGGCGGCAAGCGGCACTTCCAGATCAAACCCGCCCCGTCGCTCGGCTTCCTCGCGGTACCAATCGTCCATCGATGGCCTACGCGTATTCGAGGATCCTGGCTTGGACGGTTTCACGCTCTCCGGGGGAATACATAGCTAAAAGTCCCAATCAGTATCGGTCGGTTCTCCGTCAGGCTCGGCCGTTTCATTTGCCGTCCCAACTCCACTCCAATCGTCTGCCACGGCCTGCCAATTTGGCTCTCGCACCACTGGATTGCCATCTGAGTCTTTTCCTGTCCAAACATCCCAGTAATCGGGATCTGCCGACTTGGGTTGCTTGTCTTTCGGTAAGTCATTCATATGCACCAATACCGGTAATTCAGAGGCCCAACCGAGAAGAATGGCATTCTGAGAGGGAAGAGATGGTAGTTCCCTGAGAAGCCCCTTCAAATTGTCAGGAACGAGTTTGTGGACCAGTTCCTGATCTCGATCATTACTGATTCGATGAAGTAGGAACGTGTTGCATTGAGATAGAACAGTCGGAGATAACTCAGATGGCCGTTGTGATGAAAGAACAAGACCCAACCCAAACTTCCGGCCCTCACGGGCAATCTTCTCAAACACCTGACAGCAGATCGCGGACACATTGGAATTATCAGAATCTTCCCGATACCGCTTAATGAACGTATGCGCCTCCTCCAAAACTAGGACGGTTGGCAACGTCAACGTCTTGGTGTGGAGTTTCCGGTAGCGTTGAAGGAACTCGAAGCACATCCGTGCGATCACTGATGTGACAAGATGCATAATCTCCGCAGGAACTAGTGAGAGATCAATGACAATGACACATTTCTCGTCCTCCGGTGCTCTCCCAATATAGTCCCCGAGCCATTTCTCCAGAGTAACTTCGTCGTCGTCTCCAATGACAGAACTCATTCGTGTGTCAGCCAACATTGTGCGAATGCGGGCGAGGAGGAACTCGACATATTGTTCATTACCTGTTTCCTGCGCCAAACCTGCAAGAAAGTCGGCGAAAACCTCGCCAGAGAATTTCACCGGAACATCTTCATTCTTCGGGAGAAGATCATTTGGACTTCCGCCTATCGAGGTATAAGCATTGCGCATTTCTTCCAGAAGATCATCCACCTCGGCGGCCGTGTAGATCAGGTAATCTGTGAATTTTCCAGCGGCATTTGTAATCTTGTGCGCAGTGACCAA includes:
- a CDS encoding DUF87 domain-containing protein, whose product is MSETPFEHAGSLRIGTVDFVSPDEIKVLLDIEAPDSVALNAGSPRPFPRVNGYVLIPVDDGYLVGQIEWLTVERSAFPKRRGMQDFGLIDLPYPLRRMSLIPLGTLRKKPGSKSEYGFRRGADSLPAIGTGVLLPTEKQLHSIVMSGDCRRVKIGTSPLAAYAEVKVDPDRIFGRHLAVLGNTGSGKSCSVAGLVHWSLEQARAASGSTPNARFVILDPNGEYAHAFGSTARVFQVNTEANPLKVPLWFWNSAEWCAFTQASARAQVPLLKRALRSMRNEQFEISEDVEISARRFVGIILQATSVAKNAGEPFRAFPHSKNFTERLSSWATSVGQYDTKIETDLSPLQEALESLVTAHKITNAAGKFTDYLIYTAAEVDDLLEEMRNAYTSIGGSPNDLLPKNEDVPVKFSGEVFADFLAGLAQETGNEQYVEFLLARIRTMLADTRMSSVIGDDDEVTLEKWLGDYIGRAPEDEKCVIVIDLSLVPAEIMHLVTSVIARMCFEFLQRYRKLHTKTLTLPTVLVLEEAHTFIKRYREDSDNSNVSAICCQVFEKIAREGRKFGLGLVLSSQRPSELSPTVLSQCNTFLLHRISNDRDQELVHKLVPDNLKGLLRELPSLPSQNAILLGWASELPVLVHMNDLPKDKQPKSADPDYWDVWTGKDSDGNPVVREPNWQAVADDWSGVGTANETAEPDGEPTDTDWDF